One Polynucleobacter sp. MWH-Spelu-300-X4 genomic window carries:
- a CDS encoding YHS domain-containing protein, translated as MSKLDRSLWYDVARDTCWTPTYVKQEELFPDQMCGAMGISPEAWTAYDEPYKQTYPEYVKVQREKDAGAYSVKAALERSSIYENAAPSWQSVLKLHYGAVPRAEFSAGSAEARMARFGPAPGMRNMATMGAMDETRHGQIQLYFPHEHVNKSRQFDWAHKSMDTNQWAAIAARHYFDDIMVTRDAVSVAIMLTFGFETGFTNMQFLGLAADAAENGDFTFSSLISSIQTDESRHAQIGGAALKVLLANGKKEEAQKKLDIAFWRSWRLFSVLTGPAMDYYTPLEHRKSSFKEFMNEFIINQFIRNIEDLGLEKPWYWDIFLEEIETTHHSMQMGLYFWRPTLWWNAAAGMSPEERDWLEEKYPGWNDKWGQCWDQIVENMVDGKMEMTYPETLPYVCNMSQLPIVGVPGKGWNVKDFPLEYKGRLYHFGSEPDRWCFEQDPERYAGHQTLVDRFLDGKVQPPNLAGALAYMSLAPGEIGDDADNYSWVEGYKSAQFKKAV; from the coding sequence ATGTCAAAACTTGATCGATCATTATGGTATGACGTGGCTAGAGATACCTGCTGGACACCTACATATGTGAAACAGGAAGAATTATTTCCGGATCAAATGTGCGGTGCCATGGGAATTTCTCCTGAGGCTTGGACTGCTTACGATGAGCCTTATAAGCAAACATACCCTGAGTATGTAAAAGTTCAGCGTGAAAAGGATGCCGGTGCTTATTCAGTTAAGGCTGCATTAGAGCGAAGCAGTATTTATGAGAATGCTGCGCCATCATGGCAGTCTGTTCTTAAATTGCACTATGGTGCGGTACCTCGTGCTGAATTCTCAGCAGGTAGCGCGGAAGCTCGTATGGCTCGCTTTGGTCCGGCGCCTGGTATGCGCAACATGGCCACGATGGGTGCCATGGATGAGACTAGACATGGTCAGATTCAGTTGTATTTCCCACATGAGCATGTGAATAAATCACGTCAGTTTGACTGGGCTCATAAGAGTATGGATACCAACCAGTGGGCTGCTATTGCTGCGCGTCATTACTTTGATGACATTATGGTGACGCGTGATGCTGTCAGCGTGGCAATTATGTTGACGTTTGGTTTTGAAACTGGCTTTACTAATATGCAGTTCCTAGGTTTGGCTGCTGATGCTGCGGAGAATGGTGACTTCACTTTCTCAAGTTTGATTTCTAGTATTCAGACAGATGAATCTCGTCACGCTCAAATCGGCGGTGCTGCATTAAAGGTTCTTTTAGCTAACGGCAAAAAAGAAGAAGCACAGAAGAAGTTAGATATTGCTTTCTGGCGCTCATGGCGTTTATTCAGTGTCTTGACTGGCCCAGCGATGGACTATTACACACCGCTAGAACACAGAAAGTCTTCATTCAAAGAATTTATGAATGAATTCATTATTAATCAATTTATTAGAAATATTGAAGACCTCGGTTTAGAGAAGCCATGGTATTGGGATATCTTCCTCGAAGAGATTGAAACAACACATCACTCTATGCAGATGGGCTTGTACTTCTGGAGACCAACTTTATGGTGGAACGCAGCTGCCGGTATGAGTCCAGAGGAGCGTGACTGGTTGGAAGAGAAATATCCTGGATGGAATGATAAGTGGGGTCAATGCTGGGATCAGATTGTTGAAAATATGGTCGATGGCAAGATGGAGATGACTTATCCAGAAACATTGCCATATGTCTGCAATATGAGCCAATTACCAATCGTTGGTGTTCCTGGCAAGGGTTGGAATGTTAAAGATTTCCCATTGGAATATAAGGGTCGTCTCTATCACTTTGGGTCTGAACCAGATCGTTGGTGTTTTGAGCAAGATCCTGAGCGTTATGCAGGTCATCAAACATTGGTTGACCGATTCTTGGATGGCAAGGTTCAACCACCAAATCTAGCAGGGGCATTGGCTTACATGAGTCTAGCTCCAGGTGAGATTGGTGATGATGCCGATAACTATAGCTGGGTTGAAGGATATAAATCCGCCCAATTCAAAAAAGCTGTTTAA
- the styC gene encoding styrene-oxide isomerase StyC produces MQFSPTVKPIQRIMIGHGLLMMFVALAMGLVLWVSLLGGFEIYPGYILNFNLPGTPEAWARAHRGIPMNSLMVIAFAFAIGGLGFSAKVENLLAKLFIFTGWANTIFYVASNFSQNRGLSFGDNRFGAGDLFSVIALAPAYVFGVLSMGAILYVAIKCLAGNQKN; encoded by the coding sequence TTGCAATTTAGCCCAACGGTTAAACCAATTCAACGAATCATGATCGGCCACGGCCTATTGATGATGTTCGTGGCATTAGCAATGGGACTTGTGTTGTGGGTGTCTTTGTTGGGTGGTTTTGAAATCTACCCAGGTTATATCTTGAATTTCAATTTACCTGGCACGCCTGAAGCATGGGCAAGAGCTCATCGCGGCATTCCTATGAATTCTTTAATGGTGATTGCGTTCGCGTTTGCCATTGGTGGATTAGGTTTTTCTGCCAAGGTTGAGAACTTGCTTGCCAAACTCTTCATTTTCACAGGTTGGGCGAACACAATTTTTTATGTGGCATCTAACTTTTCTCAAAACCGTGGTTTGAGTTTTGGAGATAACCGTTTTGGAGCTGGCGATTTGTTTTCCGTGATCGCTTTAGCGCCTGCTTATGTTTTTGGAGTGCTCAGCATGGGCGCGATTTTGTATGTCGCTATTAAGTGCTTAGCTGGTAATCAGAAAAATTAA
- a CDS encoding AraC family transcriptional regulator, whose product MLKTNELNHLTQWLDKYPLFHSGDEVDEVRHKVGGVFVPHNLKVLGQQQHLSADMNHLQLDNTSVNTLGYGAGVNITCDPFEKFLLIMLPMTGVMHASVEDGVVEAHKNVAALINTSDPLSMKWGENCNQLIIRINKALIERTCETLLGHPIKNDVKFASALEMAKGNDMYQSIIHLLATNPFISESAKLYPIITKQLEQLLVSSLLLNQKNQYTQELLTPEKIITPQYIKKAEEYMLDKASEAITLQDVANHAGISLKTLHTGFQKYRSDSPKNFLKNLRLDLVKKDLTVARLEKTNATVTDVALRWGFLHLSHFSESYYAKFGEYPSTTLKG is encoded by the coding sequence ATGCTGAAAACGAATGAACTCAACCACCTAACCCAATGGTTAGATAAATATCCACTTTTTCACAGCGGTGACGAAGTCGATGAGGTGCGCCATAAAGTTGGCGGAGTTTTCGTCCCCCACAATCTAAAAGTGCTTGGGCAACAGCAGCACTTAAGTGCAGATATGAATCACCTTCAGCTAGATAACACCTCGGTTAATACCTTGGGATATGGAGCTGGCGTCAATATCACTTGCGACCCATTTGAAAAATTTTTATTGATTATGTTGCCCATGACTGGAGTCATGCATGCCTCTGTTGAAGATGGTGTGGTTGAGGCTCATAAAAATGTAGCAGCGCTCATTAATACAAGCGACCCTCTTTCCATGAAATGGGGTGAAAACTGCAATCAATTAATTATCAGAATTAATAAAGCTCTTATTGAAAGAACTTGTGAAACCTTGCTAGGCCATCCAATCAAAAATGATGTGAAATTTGCATCAGCACTGGAGATGGCTAAAGGTAATGATATGTATCAGAGCATCATTCACCTTTTAGCGACTAATCCATTTATTTCCGAGTCCGCTAAACTTTACCCCATCATTACCAAGCAATTAGAGCAACTACTTGTTAGTTCTTTACTGCTGAATCAAAAGAACCAATATACCCAAGAACTACTAACACCTGAAAAAATCATTACGCCTCAGTACATCAAGAAAGCTGAGGAATACATGCTAGATAAAGCTTCAGAAGCCATTACGCTTCAAGATGTCGCCAATCATGCCGGCATTAGCCTAAAAACACTACATACAGGTTTTCAAAAATATAGAAGCGATAGCCCAAAAAACTTTTTAAAAAATTTGAGGCTCGATTTAGTTAAAAAAGACTTGACGGTTGCAAGATTAGAAAAAACAAATGCCACAGTCACAGACGTGGCATTACGTTGGGGTTTCCTACATTTAAGTCATTTCAGCGAATCTTATTACGCCAAATTTGGCGAATACCCCTCAACAACCTTAAAAGGATAA
- a CDS encoding pirin family protein codes for MKKVIGVQGNNQGHWVGDGFPVRTLFFYQNLGRQMSPFLMLDYAGPETFPSTTARRGVGSHPHRGFETVTIIYEGEVTHKDSTGEGGTIGPGDVQWMTAGSGVLHEEFHSDRFAKEGGVLDMVQLWVNLPAKDKMTQPAYQAILDKEIPVIDLGDSLGKARVIAGSYQGHQGPANTFTPMHVVDIKLKKGAVLDIPAPEGWNTSLVVLKGAVQSGEVSQEVVATDARFLMFSQDGEGIQVKALEDSVVLLLSGEPIDEPIVGYGPFVMNTKQEITQAIDDFNQGAFGSMP; via the coding sequence ATGAAAAAAGTAATTGGTGTGCAAGGTAATAATCAAGGCCATTGGGTTGGTGATGGTTTCCCAGTGCGCACATTATTTTTTTATCAAAACTTGGGTCGACAAATGAGCCCATTTTTGATGCTTGACTATGCAGGTCCAGAGACATTTCCTTCCACAACTGCTAGACGAGGTGTTGGTTCTCATCCTCACCGTGGTTTTGAAACAGTGACCATTATTTATGAGGGGGAGGTGACTCATAAAGACTCTACTGGCGAGGGCGGTACGATTGGTCCTGGTGATGTGCAATGGATGACTGCAGGTTCAGGCGTGTTGCATGAGGAGTTTCATTCAGATCGCTTTGCTAAAGAAGGTGGCGTTCTAGATATGGTTCAGTTGTGGGTCAATTTGCCTGCAAAAGACAAAATGACTCAACCAGCTTATCAAGCTATTTTGGATAAAGAGATTCCAGTGATTGATTTAGGGGATTCATTAGGTAAGGCGCGTGTGATTGCTGGTTCTTATCAAGGACATCAGGGACCCGCTAATACCTTTACACCCATGCATGTGGTGGATATCAAGTTGAAAAAAGGGGCTGTATTAGATATACCAGCTCCTGAAGGATGGAATACGTCTTTAGTAGTTTTAAAGGGGGCGGTTCAATCGGGAGAGGTTAGTCAAGAAGTGGTTGCAACGGATGCGCGTTTCTTGATGTTTAGTCAGGATGGCGAAGGTATTCAAGTGAAGGCTTTAGAGGATTCAGTAGTACTTTTGTTAAGTGGCGAACCCATTGATGAGCCGATTGTTGGTTATGGCCCATTTGTTATGAATACGAAGCAAGAAATCACTCAAGCCATTGACGATTTTAATCAAGGCGCCTTTGGCAGCATGCCATAA
- a CDS encoding DoxX family protein produces the protein MKQTQNALNLVGRLLVVALFLPAGLSKITGFAATVGYFGFLGIPAPTLAAIVTIAVEVLGSIALLVGYQTRVTAIVLAIFTLAASIAGHAFWAAPADQAFVAQLLFFKNVAVIGGLLVLASAGAGQWSVDGKSAAK, from the coding sequence ATGAAACAAACTCAAAATGCATTAAATCTAGTTGGTCGTTTATTGGTAGTCGCTTTATTTTTGCCGGCCGGCTTGTCAAAAATTACAGGTTTTGCCGCAACCGTCGGTTATTTCGGTTTCTTGGGTATTCCTGCGCCGACATTGGCTGCAATTGTTACGATTGCAGTGGAAGTATTGGGAAGTATTGCTTTGTTGGTAGGTTACCAAACAAGAGTAACTGCGATTGTATTAGCTATCTTCACCTTGGCAGCCTCTATTGCAGGTCATGCTTTTTGGGCAGCGCCAGCAGATCAAGCGTTTGTAGCACAATTATTATTCTTTAAGAATGTGGCTGTGATTGGTGGCTTGTTGGTGTTAGCTTCAGCTGGTGCAGGTCAGTGGAGCGTTGATGGTAAGAGCGCTGCTAAATAA
- a CDS encoding acetyl-CoA hydrolase/transferase family protein, which translates to MAMPLEQAYQQKLISAEQAATLVKSGHKIFLGEFTQGVEAFEAALALRKNELKDVILVTTTRVKPMKCVEADPKRESFIWNDWHFSGLGRKFGEKGLASYIPLCYHQAPQNIGLYEDPDIVVIQVAPMDKNGFFNFSTSCSMTPAYCRKGKKVIVEVNVHAPKCLGGLDEAIHISKVNHVIEGPNTPLVQLPEIPASEADYSIAKQVMSLIEDGSTIQLGIGGLPNIVGSMIANSDLKDLGVHTEMLADSYVDMYEAGRITGKNKSIDKEKMVYTFALGSKKLYDFLDNNPVASIFPVSYTNDPYVIGQNPKVVAINNAIEVDLFSQVASEASGARQISGTGGQLDFIMGAYRSEGGKGLICINSTFTKKDGTVGSRIVPTLSPGTIVTCPRSIVHYVVTEFGIAQLKSKSTWERAEALINIAHPDFREQLIQEANNLGIWRQSNKIA; encoded by the coding sequence ATGGCCATGCCTCTAGAACAAGCCTACCAACAAAAACTCATCTCCGCTGAGCAAGCCGCGACTTTAGTTAAATCTGGCCACAAGATATTTTTAGGTGAATTCACGCAAGGTGTAGAGGCATTTGAAGCTGCTTTAGCTTTAAGAAAAAATGAACTTAAAGATGTGATTCTTGTAACAACTACACGCGTAAAACCCATGAAGTGCGTAGAAGCTGATCCCAAAAGAGAATCTTTTATTTGGAATGACTGGCATTTTTCTGGCTTAGGTCGAAAATTTGGGGAGAAAGGTTTAGCGAGTTATATCCCTCTCTGCTATCACCAAGCCCCTCAAAATATTGGCTTGTACGAGGATCCAGATATCGTTGTGATACAGGTAGCGCCCATGGATAAAAATGGATTCTTTAATTTCTCAACCAGTTGCTCGATGACGCCAGCTTACTGCCGTAAGGGCAAAAAAGTGATTGTAGAAGTTAATGTCCATGCACCTAAATGTCTAGGTGGCTTAGATGAAGCAATCCACATCTCAAAAGTTAACCATGTCATCGAGGGCCCGAACACACCACTCGTGCAATTACCAGAAATTCCAGCCAGTGAAGCGGATTACAGCATTGCGAAACAGGTGATGAGTTTGATTGAGGATGGTTCTACGATTCAACTAGGTATTGGCGGCCTGCCTAATATTGTGGGATCGATGATTGCCAACAGTGACCTTAAAGATTTAGGTGTCCATACTGAGATGTTGGCTGATTCTTATGTTGATATGTATGAGGCAGGACGAATTACAGGCAAGAACAAATCCATTGATAAAGAAAAAATGGTTTACACATTTGCTCTTGGGTCTAAAAAACTCTACGACTTTTTGGATAACAACCCAGTCGCATCAATCTTCCCCGTCTCCTATACCAATGACCCCTATGTCATTGGGCAGAACCCTAAAGTAGTCGCTATTAATAATGCCATTGAGGTCGATCTATTCTCACAAGTAGCTAGCGAAGCCTCTGGCGCTCGCCAAATATCTGGAACTGGTGGGCAACTGGATTTCATCATGGGAGCCTACCGATCTGAAGGCGGTAAAGGTCTTATTTGCATTAACTCCACGTTCACCAAGAAAGATGGCACAGTTGGTTCACGTATTGTGCCCACACTATCTCCTGGAACTATCGTTACCTGCCCAAGATCCATCGTTCATTATGTTGTTACTGAATTTGGTATCGCACAACTTAAATCCAAATCCACTTGGGAACGAGCTGAAGCTTTAATTAACATTGCTCACCCAGACTTTAGAGAGCAACTCATTCAAGAAGCTAATAACCTAGGTATTTGGCGTCAATCTAACAAAATTGCTTAA
- a CDS encoding PaaI family thioesterase produces the protein MNTDLIQRIQDSFAKQNAMHLIKATLPVIEENLIEIHIPHWEGIEQQHGYVHAGVVGMIVDSAAGYAAMTVAPADASILSVEYKINMLRPADGEKLIARGEVVKSGRTLCITKGEVFAIKNGQSTLCALMQQTIMFMHGKPEK, from the coding sequence ATGAATACTGATCTAATCCAACGTATCCAAGATAGCTTTGCTAAACAAAATGCTATGCATCTCATTAAAGCGACGCTTCCAGTTATTGAAGAAAACCTGATTGAGATTCACATACCTCACTGGGAAGGCATCGAACAACAGCATGGTTATGTGCATGCTGGCGTTGTTGGGATGATTGTGGATAGCGCTGCTGGTTATGCAGCCATGACGGTAGCCCCAGCAGATGCATCCATTCTTTCCGTAGAATACAAAATCAATATGCTAAGGCCAGCTGATGGTGAAAAACTAATTGCTCGAGGTGAAGTTGTTAAATCTGGCCGCACCCTTTGCATCACCAAAGGAGAGGTATTTGCAATTAAAAATGGTCAATCAACGCTATGCGCTTTGATGCAACAAACCATCATGTTTATGCACGGGAAACCAGAAAAATAA
- a CDS encoding Crp/Fnr family transcriptional regulator, whose protein sequence is MSDKVVSFLERCTWYSSLDAHHAHLIVSNATSKLIKKQEIFFKRGDQPLSWCGVMSGLVRVSSSNLDGKVFSYGGLIEGGWFNETPILKNSQLQYEATALRDTEIVLIPSHVFNTLVKESLPFNHYLVNFLNQRVIAYSSSLRNQRTATVELSIAKNLAAIFNPVFYMGDRKAVDLSQEEIGYLCGISRQRVNVAMKKLIELGLVKSGYRTVEIIDYDGLRFFSND, encoded by the coding sequence ATGAGCGATAAAGTAGTTTCCTTTCTTGAAAGATGTACGTGGTATTCATCCTTAGATGCTCATCATGCTCATTTAATTGTTTCTAATGCCACATCTAAACTTATTAAGAAACAAGAGATTTTCTTTAAAAGAGGAGATCAGCCCTTGTCTTGGTGTGGTGTGATGAGTGGTTTAGTGAGGGTTAGCTCATCAAATTTGGATGGTAAGGTTTTTAGCTATGGTGGGTTGATCGAGGGAGGGTGGTTTAATGAAACCCCCATTTTAAAAAATTCACAACTGCAATATGAAGCCACGGCTTTGCGTGATACCGAGATTGTTTTAATTCCTAGCCATGTATTTAATACATTGGTTAAAGAGAGTTTGCCTTTCAATCATTACTTGGTGAATTTCTTAAATCAACGAGTGATTGCTTATTCATCATCTTTAAGAAATCAAAGAACCGCAACGGTGGAACTCAGCATAGCTAAAAATTTGGCAGCCATATTTAACCCAGTCTTTTACATGGGGGATAGAAAGGCTGTAGATTTGTCTCAGGAAGAAATTGGCTATTTATGTGGTATTTCAAGGCAACGCGTCAACGTCGCCATGAAAAAGTTAATTGAGTTGGGATTGGTTAAGAGTGGTTATAGAACGGTTGAAATCATTGACTATGATGGTTTGAGATTTTTCTCTAACGATTAA
- a CDS encoding DUF3147 family protein gives MTWIITKYLLTAGMVVFISEVAKRSDKLGGFIAALPLMTLLTLTWLFIENQSDEKIANHAYYTFWYVIPTLPMFLLFPYLLPKIGFWLTLGASMTLTIICFGLFALILKNFGIQLI, from the coding sequence ATGACTTGGATTATTACTAAATACCTATTAACAGCAGGCATGGTTGTTTTCATCTCTGAAGTTGCCAAGCGTAGCGATAAGTTAGGTGGGTTTATTGCAGCCCTTCCGCTAATGACTCTCTTAACGCTCACTTGGCTTTTTATTGAAAATCAAAGTGATGAAAAAATAGCCAATCATGCCTACTACACCTTTTGGTATGTCATTCCTACCCTACCTATGTTTTTATTATTTCCCTATCTTTTACCCAAAATAGGCTTTTGGCTAACCTTAGGTGCCAGCATGACCCTGACTATTATCTGCTTTGGTCTATTCGCACTCATCCTGAAAAATTTTGGCATTCAGCTGATATAA
- a CDS encoding DUF6803 family protein produces the protein MNMTHYMELLAANQPWNLIIFMAIPVILAETLAITELYLLFTRKFNGAVYYLNKFSGIAVGIYFVGIIYYIMTRAVMPITQAGEWRTVIDMIAVGTYVIAGLPLIWIALQEFGLVNKALDQMGKLKVHAICIALFLVFGHIAMIAGMLDPSILGYQGGVSHGHQMEQGGPSVSANDMSNKMGDHQKMMRDHMSNQSIKPDSNIHKH, from the coding sequence ATGAATATGACTCATTACATGGAGTTATTGGCTGCTAACCAGCCTTGGAACCTTATTATTTTTATGGCTATTCCAGTTATTTTGGCTGAGACTTTAGCTATTACTGAACTTTACTTGCTATTTACCAGAAAATTTAACGGAGCTGTTTATTACCTTAATAAATTTTCTGGCATTGCTGTAGGCATTTACTTTGTGGGGATTATTTACTACATCATGACTCGCGCTGTGATGCCTATTACGCAAGCGGGTGAATGGCGAACAGTGATTGATATGATTGCAGTAGGCACTTATGTGATTGCTGGTCTGCCATTAATCTGGATTGCTTTACAAGAATTTGGTTTGGTTAACAAAGCGCTAGATCAAATGGGTAAATTAAAAGTGCATGCAATTTGTATCGCACTATTTTTAGTTTTTGGTCATATTGCTATGATCGCTGGAATGTTAGACCCGTCTATTCTTGGTTATCAGGGTGGGGTATCTCATGGTCATCAAATGGAACAGGGTGGCCCATCTGTTTCTGCTAATGATATGAGCAATAAAATGGGCGATCATCAGAAGATGATGAGAGATCATATGTCTAATCAGAGCATCAAGCCTGATAGTAATATCCACAAGCACTAA
- a CDS encoding phosphate-starvation-inducible protein PsiE, producing the protein MSDHDSKIDSLEKKFENLFNPLGNLLVTIFHQLALFAIGAATVWSAVISFYEMTHQSHAGIQDLLLLFIYLEIGAMVGIYFKTNHMPVRFLIYVAITAVTRLIIDLVNINHEVSWQILILGGTILLLAIANGVVRYASHKYPSHSNAD; encoded by the coding sequence ATGTCTGACCATGATTCAAAAATAGATTCTCTTGAGAAAAAATTTGAGAATTTATTCAATCCTCTAGGCAACCTCTTAGTCACCATCTTTCATCAACTAGCCTTGTTTGCTATTGGCGCGGCAACCGTCTGGTCTGCTGTTATTTCTTTTTATGAAATGACACATCAGTCACACGCTGGGATACAAGATTTATTGCTACTATTTATTTACCTTGAAATTGGGGCCATGGTCGGCATTTACTTTAAAACCAACCATATGCCTGTTCGTTTTTTGATTTATGTTGCTATAACGGCAGTTACACGCTTAATTATTGACTTGGTGAATATCAACCATGAAGTCAGCTGGCAAATATTGATTCTTGGCGGAACAATTCTTCTTTTAGCCATTGCTAATGGTGTAGTTCGCTACGCTTCGCACAAATATCCATCCCATTCAAACGCCGACTAA
- a CDS encoding aminotransferase class V-fold PLP-dependent enzyme has protein sequence MPGLLPNVDPDGLLEFSVVYTDRSLNHMSNEFKRVMVDISSILKDVYKAHSTVVIPGSGTYGMEAVARQFATNKKCLIIRNGWFSYRWTQIFETGHISNDIHVLKARRVDSAPNAPFAPAPIDEVVHFIKTEKPAIVFAPHVETSAGMILPDDYLKKIGEAVKSVDGLFVLDCIASGAMWVDMQACHVDVLITAPQKGWSSSPCCALIGLSERARQKIDGTTSTSFSCDLKKWLQIMETYEGGNHVYHTTMPTDALKVLRNVMKETQSIGFEKLQKAQQDLGNKVRSLLVNRGFSSVAAPGFQSPCVVVSYTSDPEIQSGKKFMNVGLQTAAGVPLQCDEGPEFKTFRLGLFGLEKLQNIDRTVKHLEHALNTIG, from the coding sequence ATGCCTGGCTTATTACCTAATGTAGACCCAGATGGATTATTAGAGTTCTCCGTCGTTTATACCGACAGATCTCTGAATCATATGTCTAATGAATTTAAACGTGTGATGGTTGATATCTCATCTATTCTGAAAGATGTTTACAAGGCGCATTCAACCGTCGTTATTCCAGGCAGCGGCACTTATGGGATGGAAGCAGTTGCCCGTCAATTTGCCACCAACAAGAAGTGTCTAATTATCAGAAATGGTTGGTTTAGTTATCGCTGGACTCAAATTTTTGAAACCGGCCACATTAGCAATGACATTCATGTACTCAAGGCTCGAAGAGTTGATAGTGCTCCAAATGCACCTTTTGCTCCAGCACCTATCGATGAGGTTGTTCACTTCATCAAAACCGAGAAACCTGCCATTGTGTTTGCCCCACACGTTGAAACATCAGCCGGGATGATTTTGCCTGATGACTATCTCAAGAAGATTGGCGAAGCCGTTAAATCAGTAGATGGCCTATTTGTTCTTGATTGTATTGCCTCTGGCGCTATGTGGGTCGATATGCAAGCATGTCACGTGGATGTACTCATTACTGCACCACAGAAAGGATGGAGTAGCTCCCCTTGTTGCGCCCTCATTGGACTGAGTGAACGCGCAAGACAAAAGATTGATGGCACAACGAGTACGAGCTTTTCTTGTGACCTAAAGAAATGGCTGCAAATCATGGAAACTTACGAAGGTGGCAATCACGTGTACCACACGACCATGCCCACCGATGCTCTTAAGGTCCTTAGAAATGTCATGAAAGAAACTCAAAGTATTGGCTTTGAAAAATTACAAAAAGCTCAGCAAGACTTGGGTAATAAAGTAAGAAGTCTTTTAGTAAATAGAGGATTCTCTAGCGTAGCAGCACCAGGCTTTCAATCACCTTGCGTGGTTGTAAGTTATACGAGCGACCCAGAAATTCAGTCTGGTAAGAAATTCATGAATGTTGGCCTTCAAACAGCCGCTGGCGTACCTTTACAGTGCGACGAAGGTCCAGAATTCAAAACTTTCCGCCTTGGCTTATTTGGTTTAGAAAAGTTACAAAATATCGATAGAACGGTCAAACATCTAGAACACGCTCTAAACACCATAGGCTAA
- a CDS encoding hydrogen peroxide-inducible genes activator, with amino-acid sequence MIALPSMRQLRYLIAVGHYLNFTKAAEHCFVSQSTLSAGLKELEDSLGIQLIERDRQNVSVTPIGLEMIARAKQLLASAEDMVEYAKAASQAMTGTIRLGAIPTIAPFVLPQILPVIRERYPHLKIGLREDLSANLVQKIHEHQLDFAIIALPYETEGLLVKELYGDEFWLTAKPDDQALAGKTVTVPAKMAERLLLLEEGHCLREHSLRACRRSETANVDGLEATSLLTLVQMADSGLGIALLPEMAIRNDILKNTDLIARPLAAPAPKRGIALIARQTTSRIEEFLAIAKVMLDVHQASQVKPLAKQ; translated from the coding sequence ATGATCGCTTTGCCTTCTATGCGCCAGTTGCGCTATCTGATAGCGGTTGGGCACTACCTTAACTTTACTAAGGCGGCTGAGCATTGTTTCGTGAGTCAATCGACTTTAAGTGCTGGCCTTAAGGAATTGGAGGACAGTTTGGGCATCCAGCTTATTGAGCGTGACCGCCAAAATGTATCGGTAACACCTATTGGCCTGGAGATGATTGCTCGGGCCAAGCAATTATTAGCTTCTGCCGAGGATATGGTTGAGTACGCTAAAGCGGCCTCTCAAGCTATGACTGGGACGATTCGATTGGGGGCGATTCCAACTATTGCACCTTTTGTTCTTCCACAGATATTGCCGGTGATCCGCGAGCGTTATCCCCATTTAAAAATTGGACTTCGTGAGGATCTATCTGCCAATTTAGTTCAGAAGATTCATGAACATCAATTGGACTTCGCTATTATTGCGCTACCTTATGAGACCGAAGGCCTTTTGGTTAAAGAGCTTTATGGGGATGAATTCTGGTTGACTGCTAAACCCGATGATCAGGCTTTAGCTGGGAAAACTGTGACCGTACCTGCCAAAATGGCTGAGCGATTATTGCTCTTAGAAGAGGGGCATTGTTTGCGTGAGCATAGCTTGAGAGCTTGTCGCCGTTCTGAGACGGCTAATGTGGATGGTTTAGAGGCAACTAGTTTGCTAACACTAGTGCAAATGGCCGACTCTGGCTTAGGTATAGCGTTATTACCGGAGATGGCTATTAGAAATGATATTCTTAAAAATACTGATTTAATTGCTAGGCCATTAGCTGCTCCAGCGCCCAAGCGCGGAATTGCATTGATTGCTAGGCAAACTACTTCACGAATTGAAGAGTTTTTGGCAATCGCTAAAGTCATGCTCGATGTCCATCAGGCTAGCCAAGTTAAGCCATTGGCCAAGCAATAG